One genomic segment of Ctenopharyngodon idella isolate HZGC_01 chromosome 7, HZGC01, whole genome shotgun sequence includes these proteins:
- the cart3 gene encoding cocaine- and amphetamine-regulated transcript protein-like, which produces MESSKLWTTAMACAVLLSCIQGAEMDFDNESDLETRALREFYPKDPNLTNEKQLLGALHDVLEKLQSKRISLWEKKFGRVPTCDVGEQCAIRKGSRIGKMCDCPRGAFCNYFLLKCL; this is translated from the exons ATGGAGAGCTCCAAACTCTGGACGACAGCGATGGCATGCGCTGTGCTGCTCTCCTGCATTCAAGGTGCTGAAATGGACTTTGACAACGAATCTGACTTAGAAACGAGAGCTTTGAGAGAGTTTTACCCAAAGGACCCGAATCTGACAAACGAAAAGCAGCTC CTGGGGGCTTTACATGACGTTCTGGAGAAACTGCAGAGTAAACGCATCTCACTTTGGGAAAAGAAGTTTGGGCGCGTTCCTACA TGCGACGTTGGGGAGCAATGCGCCATCAGAAAAGGGTCAAGAATCGGCAAAATGTGTGACTGTCCACGTGGAGCGTTTTGCAATTACTTTTTGCTGAAGTGTTTGTAA